The segment CCGGTACGGCGGCGCCCAACAGGTCGGGACGCTCGCGCAGCTTGAGTACGTCGCTGGCCGGTACGTGCCCTTCGACGAACTTGCCGTCCACCACGCCGGTGTGGCACGAGCCGAGCTGGTAGGGCACGCCGACGCGCATCTTCACCGCGGTCATGTTGGTTTCCTCGTGGTCGCGGACCTGGATGCCGTTGTCCCGCAGATGGCTGATCCATTCCTTGCAGCAGCCGCAGTTGGGATCGCGGTAGACGTCCATGGTGATGGGGTCGGCGGCCTGGGCGATGCCGGCGAGCAGGGTGGTGAGCAGGAGGAGGGAACGCATGTGAACTCCTTGCGGCCAGGTGGGCCGGAGACAAAGAAAGGCAGCATAGCTCCGCACCGACCCTGTCCCAAGCACAGGTCTGTTTCAGACTGTTCCCGAGCGGCCTATGCTTTTTCTGACCTTTGCGCGAGATTCGCCGATGCTCTTCACCCGCCTCCTGCTTGGCCTGCAGGCGCTGATCCTGGCCGTCTTCGGCCTGGCCTACTTCATTCGCCCGGAAGAAATGGCCAGCTTCAGCGGCATGCTGCTGATGGACCCCTCCGCGGTCACCGATGTGCGTGCCTGGTACGGCTGCCTGCCGCTCGGCATCGCCGCATTCCTCCTCCTATCGCAGCTGCGCCTGCAACTGGCGCGCGCCGCGCTGGACCTGCTGGTGCTGGTCTACGTCGCCCTCGCCCTGGGGCGGGTCAGTGGGCTCTGGCTGGACGGCAGCCTGGGGCAGACTTTCAACCTCTATGCGCTGCTGTTCGAGGTGGTATCGGCGGGCCTCGCCTTCGCTGCTCTGCGCAGGCTGGATGGCTGATATGTCCGAAAGCGATATCACTATCTTCACTTCGAATTTCTAGAAAAATCGCCTTTATAAGGGCGAGGAGCACACCTCTTCTCGCCCTGAAAGAGGACTGTCCCGATGAATGCCAAAACCGAAACCGCGATCTTCCCAAGGGCGCCTGCATTACCGCCATGGGCGAGATTCCCGGTGACCGCGCCTTCAAGTTGAACGCCCTGGGCGGTGCCGCCGAGTGGGACCTGCTGGGCAACAACTGGATCGCCGACAGCAACGGCGATGTGCGTTGGTAGCTGGATATCGAGCAGATCCTCGACCCCTATCGCGGCGAACGGCTGGAAACCCTCGGCAAGGCCGCGCTCCAGCTCGCGGAAGGCGGGCAGAAACAGGACGGCACCGCTGCCAACGAACGGCTCGAAGGCGACCTGCCTTTCGGCGATACCCGCGGCGTCGGCACCGGCCGCCGTTGGGCCCACGTCCACGCCATCGACTACGACGCCAGCGACGGCAGCATCATCGGTTCCGCCCGCCACCAGGGCGTGGTGAAGATCGGTCGCAACACGCAGGTGAAGTGGATTCTCGCCTCGCCCCAGGGCTCTCCGTCGGATGGGGCGGACGGCGTTCCGCGAGCTTGCGAAACCCATCAATTCTGCAGCATGGTTTTCGCTCCGCTCTACCCATCCTGCATTCAGGATTGAGTCACCCCTCTCCCGGAGGGAGAGGGGTGGGTTGGGGGTCAGCGCCGCTCCAGCAGCACGCCCGATTCCATGTGGTGCGTGTAGGGGAACTGGTCGAACAGGGCGCAGCGCACCACTTTGTGGGTGTCGCTGAGCTGCTGGATGTTCGCCGCCAGGGTCTCCGGGTTGCAGGAGATGTAGAGGATGCGGTCGAAGCGGCGGGTCAGTTCGCAGGTGTCCGGGTCCATGCCGGCGCGGGGCGGATCGACGAAGACGCTGCCGAACGCGTAGCCCTTGAGGTCGATGCCGGCCAGGCGGCGGAACGGGCGGACCTCGTTCAGCGCCTCGGTCAGCTCCTCGGCGGACAGGCGCACCAGGGTGACGTTATCCACAGCGTTGTCGGCCAGGTTGGCCAGGGCGGCGTTCACCGAGGTCTTGCTGATCTCGGTGGCCAGCACCTTGCGCGCGCGGGTGGCCAGCGGCAGGGTGAAGTTGCCGTTGCCGCAGTACAGCTCCAGCAGGTCGTCCTGGCGTTCGCCCAGCACATCGAAGGCCCAGCCCAGCATCTTCTGGTTCACCTCGCCGTTGGGCTGGGTGAAGGCGCCTTCCGGCTGGCGATAACGGAACACGCGGCCGGCGACGGTCAGTTCTTCCTCGACATAGTCGCGGCCGATGACGATGCGCTTGCCCTTGGAGCGGCCCACCAGGCTCACGCCGAGGTCCGCGGCGAGCTTTTCGGCTTCGGCCTGCCAGGCCTCGTCCAGCGGACGGTGGTAGCAGAGGGTGATCAGCGCATCGCCGGCCAGGGTGGTGAGGAACTCCACCTGGAACAGCTTGAACGACAGCACCTGGCTTGCCTGCCAACCCGCCTTGAGACGCGGCATCAGTTCATTGATACGGCGGCTGGCGATAGGGAAGTCCTCGATCAGTACCGGGGTGAACTTGTCGCCGGCCTCGAACATCGCGTAGTGGCGGTTCTCATTGCCGGTCTCGCGCCACAGGCGGAACTCGGCACGCAGACGGTAATGCTCGCGGGGGGACTCGAAGACTTCCGGTTCCGGGGCGTCGAAGGGCGCCAGCAGCGCCTTCAGGCGCTGCGTCTTCTCGGTGAGCTGGGCGGCGTAGGCCGCCGGGTCGAACTGGGGACGACTCATCAGTGGAAGAAACCCATCTTGATAA is part of the Pseudomonas lalkuanensis genome and harbors:
- a CDS encoding DUF411 domain-containing protein; translated protein: MRSLLLLTTLLAGIAQAADPITMDVYRDPNCGCCKEWISHLRDNGIQVRDHEETNMTAVKMRVGVPYQLGSCHTGVVDGKFVEGHVPASDVLKLRERPDLLGAAVPGMPIGSPGMEMGDRQDAYQVVGVAQGGKLSVLSEYPAR
- a CDS encoding DUF4345 domain-containing protein — translated: MLFTRLLLGLQALILAVFGLAYFIRPEEMASFSGMLLMDPSAVTDVRAWYGCLPLGIAAFLLLSQLRLQLARAALDLLVLVYVALALGRVSGLWLDGSLGQTFNLYALLFEVVSAGLAFAALRRLDG
- a CDS encoding aryl-sulfate sulfotransferase, which encodes METLGKAALQLAEGGQKQDGTAANERLEGDLPFGDTRGVGTGRRWAHVHAIDYDASDGSIIGSARHQGVVKIGRNTQVKWILASPQGSPSDGADGVPRACETHQFCSMVFAPLYPSCIQD
- the trmA gene encoding tRNA (uridine(54)-C5)-methyltransferase TrmA; translation: MSRPQFDPAAYAAQLTEKTQRLKALLAPFDAPEPEVFESPREHYRLRAEFRLWRETGNENRHYAMFEAGDKFTPVLIEDFPIASRRINELMPRLKAGWQASQVLSFKLFQVEFLTTLAGDALITLCYHRPLDEAWQAEAEKLAADLGVSLVGRSKGKRIVIGRDYVEEELTVAGRVFRYRQPEGAFTQPNGEVNQKMLGWAFDVLGERQDDLLELYCGNGNFTLPLATRARKVLATEISKTSVNAALANLADNAVDNVTLVRLSAEELTEALNEVRPFRRLAGIDLKGYAFGSVFVDPPRAGMDPDTCELTRRFDRILYISCNPETLAANIQQLSDTHKVVRCALFDQFPYTHHMESGVLLERR